The following are encoded in a window of Alosa sapidissima isolate fAloSap1 chromosome 10, fAloSap1.pri, whole genome shotgun sequence genomic DNA:
- the klhl38b gene encoding kelch-like protein 38: MCPGKRMEQPSPDVLHYKDKELVSSLLLQLNHLRKERILTDVVLCCGDTELACHRNVLVSSSPYFHAMFCSSFQESVQPRVVLRGMPPEVLSTVVDYVYTGAASITADLALPLMQAASMLQYGRLFEACSAFLQTQLGAENCLDMLRLAEALHCGSLRERAREVTARCFPAVAASDDFPEISLAELTDVLGDDRLCAGEEQVFETVLAWVRHNAPARSGALHGLFSKLRLRHVHPTYLVQFMAGEPLVRASPLCSELIEAAQRLLFSIGAAPCPSVIDDMWDSPRREACREALVLVGGRKNGQQTSREALLFDEVTQQWQSLAKLPVRLYRASYACVQGILYVLGGLVVSTGSRVGTPSDAVYTLSLKTNQWRAAEPMLAPHYAQQSVSHMHFLFTLGGLAVDGQLSCTVERYNTMFNQWETMAPMPSPVLHPAVAPHDQRIYVIGGEDAEQNPVRMIQVYHMARNLWCKIETRMVKNVCAPAAVIDDKIYIVGGYTRRTIAYDTKANRFVKCESMKDRRMHHSATAINNKLYVTGGRYINNHDVIKDSDGFDCYDPESDAWSSKGKLPYRLFDHGSVPLIGVSAGKSFTS; the protein is encoded by the exons ATGTGCCCTGGGAAAAG AATGGAACAGCCATCACCTGATGTGCTGCACTACAAAGACAAGGAGCTGGTCTCCAGTCTGCTCCTGCAGCTGAACCACCTGAGGAAAGAGCGGATCCTCACGGACGTGGTCCTGTGCTGTGGAGACACGGAGCTCGCCTGCCATCGCAACGTCCTGGTCTCCAGCAGCCCCTACTTCCACGCCATGTTCTGCAGCAGCTTCCAGGAGAGTGTCCAGCCACGGGTGGTCCTCAGGGGCATGCCTCCGGAGGTGCTGAGCACCGTGGTGGACTACGTCTACACGGGGGCCGCGAGCATCACGGCCGACCTGGCGCTGCCGCTGATGCAGGCGGCGTCCATGCTGCAGTACGGCCGGCTGTTCGAGGCCTGCTCGGCGTTCCTGCAGACGCAGCTGGGCGCGGAGAACTGCCTGGACATGCTCCGTCTGGCCGAGGCGCTGCACTGCGGCAGCCTGCGCGAGCGCGCCCGCGAGGTGACCGCCCGCTGCTTTCCGGCCGTCGCCGCCTCCGACGACTTTCCGGAGATCTCGCTGGCCGAGCTCACGGACGTGCTCGGCGACGATCGGCTGTGCGCCGGCGAGGAGCAGGTGTTCGAGACCGTGCTGGCCTGGGTCCGGCACAACGCGCCTGCCCGCAGCGGGGCCCTCCATGGCCTCTTCAGCAAGCTGCGGCTGCGCCACGTCCACCCCACCTACCTCGTCCAGTTCATGGCTGGCGAGCCGCTGGTGCGGGCGTCACCGTTGTGCTCGGAGCTCATCGAGGCCGCACAGCGGTTGCTGTTCTCCATCGGGGCAGCACCGTGCCCCAGCGTGATCGACGACATGTGGGATTCCCCTCGACGAGAGGCGTGCCGCGAAGCCCTCGTGCTGGTCGGGGGGCGCAAGAACGGCCAACAGACGTCCCGCGAGGCGCTGCTGTTCGACGAAGTCACACAGCAGTGGCAGAGCCTCGCCAAGCTCCCCGTGCGCCTCTACCGGGCCTCCTATGCTTGCGTCCAGGGGATCCTGTACGTATTAGGCGGGCTGGTGGTGTCCACTGGCAGCAGAGTGGGCACCCCTTCCGACGCGGTCTACACCCTCTCCCTCAAGACCAACCAGTGGAGGGCAGCCGAGCCCATGCTGGCGCCCCACTATGCCCAGCAGAGCGTCTCCCATATGCACTTTCTCTTCACTCTGGGTGGGCTAGCAGTGGACGGGCAACTGTCCTGCACTGTCGAAAGGTACAACACCATGTTCAACCAGTGGGAGACCATGGCCCCCATGCCAAGCCCTGTACTGCATCCAGCTGTGGCCCCTCACGACCAGAGGATATACGTCATCGGAGGAGAGGATGCAGAGCAGAATCCAGTCCGCATGATACAG GTGTACCACATGGCGAGGAATCTGTGGTGTAAAATTGAAACCAGGATGGTGAAAAACGTATGTGCCCCAGCTGCAGTCATTGATGACAAAATCTACATTGTAGGAG GGTACACCCGAAGAACGATCGCTTATGACACCAAAGCCAACAGGTTTGTGAAATGTGAGAGCATGAAAGACAGGAGAATGCACCACTCAGCCACAGCGATAAACAACAAGCTCTACGTGACTGGAGGCCGCTACATCAACAACCATGATGTCATCAAGGACTCGGATGGCTTTGATTGCTACGACCCTGAGTCAGATGCATGGAGCTCCAAGGGCAAGCTTCCCTACAGACTGTTTGACCACGGCTCCGTTCCTTTGATCGGTGTCTCCGCCGGCAAATCTTTCACTTCTTGA